In one Erythrobacteraceae bacterium WH01K genomic region, the following are encoded:
- the prsK gene encoding PEP-CTERM system histidine kinase PrsK, which translates to MNAPILSAPTLMLALHFAAAVACGLGAAWLARGGRGGLPARTATLAALVAMAVWAACVAASGPWTLYSGLAESVRNIALIILLHQHFDTVGQRLTLRPIVIALVGVELVQTLIGVLALGYYGPAAGLLHASFIMRMMVAVGALLLVHNLYAGMGEKDRIGLRSVVFGMAGLWAFDLNFYVISFLVGQPAVEVAILRGPVVAMAALGLVLGSRPGDEPIQLRPSRVAALQTISLVVVGGYLMAMLALSELLALFEGDAARLTQIGLLVGTMVLGLIWLPSKRARAWIKVIALKHFFQHRYDYREEWLRFTQTISSQGSSESPLRARILKAVVDITSSKSALLFLIDEDGRFAEAGHDGQLLAPEEGVLLPPALVSVMEREGDIIDVDAVRSGVDRAGELAAVPDWILDDERCWAIVPLVHFDRLVGAILLSRPPDKRELDWEDFDLLKLVGRHVASYLAEQSGHEALMQSAQFDQFNRRIAFVMHDIKNLASQLNLLASNAERHAEKPEFRKDMLVTLRTASGKLQNLLDRLGGYTAGQDGVVEAVPLNGILAGVEQRFKATGRLNTACDNTVIVQANREGLQQALIHLVQNAFDASEETDIVQLAVSSDAVNAIVEVIDDGEGMEPEFLRGGLFRPFVSSKNGGFGIGAFEARELVRAMGGTLDVTSRKGLGTRFTIKLPLAGPAGLLSRLDERKDPEIPSINEVA; encoded by the coding sequence ATGAATGCGCCCATCCTGAGCGCACCGACGCTGATGCTTGCGCTGCATTTTGCGGCCGCCGTCGCGTGCGGGCTCGGGGCTGCCTGGCTTGCGCGCGGGGGAAGGGGCGGATTGCCCGCGCGGACCGCCACGCTGGCGGCCCTGGTCGCAATGGCGGTCTGGGCAGCCTGCGTCGCGGCGTCGGGACCGTGGACCCTCTATTCCGGTCTCGCCGAAAGCGTCAGAAACATCGCCCTCATCATCCTCCTCCACCAGCATTTCGATACGGTGGGGCAAAGGCTTACCCTGCGTCCGATCGTCATCGCGCTCGTCGGCGTGGAGCTGGTACAGACCCTCATTGGCGTTCTTGCACTTGGCTATTACGGTCCTGCTGCCGGACTCCTGCATGCCTCTTTCATCATGCGGATGATGGTCGCGGTGGGCGCACTGCTGCTGGTTCACAATCTCTACGCCGGGATGGGGGAGAAAGACCGGATCGGGCTGCGCTCCGTCGTTTTCGGAATGGCGGGACTGTGGGCTTTCGACCTCAATTTCTACGTCATATCCTTCCTGGTCGGCCAGCCCGCGGTCGAGGTCGCGATCTTGCGCGGCCCGGTTGTCGCGATGGCTGCCCTGGGCTTGGTGCTGGGCTCGCGCCCGGGGGACGAGCCGATCCAGCTACGCCCGTCGCGGGTCGCGGCCTTACAGACGATCTCGCTCGTGGTGGTCGGCGGATACCTGATGGCGATGCTGGCCCTGTCCGAGCTGCTCGCTTTGTTCGAGGGCGATGCGGCGCGGCTGACGCAAATCGGCCTCTTGGTCGGGACGATGGTGCTGGGACTGATCTGGTTGCCCAGCAAGCGAGCGCGGGCGTGGATCAAGGTCATCGCCCTCAAGCACTTTTTCCAGCACCGCTACGATTACCGGGAAGAATGGCTGCGATTTACCCAGACCATCAGCAGTCAGGGTAGCAGCGAGAGCCCGCTCAGGGCGCGGATACTCAAGGCGGTAGTCGACATCACCTCCAGCAAATCGGCGCTGCTGTTCCTGATCGACGAGGACGGGCGGTTTGCCGAAGCGGGTCACGACGGACAGCTCCTCGCGCCCGAAGAAGGCGTTCTCCTTCCGCCGGCGCTCGTGTCGGTGATGGAGCGCGAGGGCGATATCATCGATGTCGATGCCGTGCGTTCGGGTGTCGATCGCGCGGGCGAACTCGCCGCTGTCCCTGATTGGATACTGGATGACGAACGCTGCTGGGCGATCGTTCCGCTGGTCCATTTCGACAGGCTGGTCGGGGCGATCCTGCTTTCCCGCCCGCCGGACAAGCGCGAACTGGACTGGGAGGACTTCGATCTTCTCAAGCTCGTCGGCAGGCACGTGGCCAGCTACCTGGCGGAACAATCGGGTCACGAGGCCTTGATGCAGTCGGCCCAGTTCGACCAGTTCAACCGCCGCATCGCCTTCGTCATGCACGATATCAAGAACCTCGCCAGCCAGCTCAACCTGCTTGCCAGCAATGCGGAACGTCATGCGGAGAAGCCGGAATTCCGCAAGGACATGCTCGTCACTCTCAGAACGGCATCGGGCAAGCTGCAGAACCTGCTCGACAGGCTCGGGGGATACACTGCCGGCCAGGACGGCGTGGTAGAGGCCGTTCCCCTTAACGGGATACTGGCGGGGGTAGAGCAACGGTTCAAGGCCACTGGCAGGCTGAATACCGCTTGCGACAACACGGTCATCGTGCAGGCCAACCGGGAAGGCCTCCAGCAGGCGCTGATCCATCTGGTCCAGAATGCATTCGATGCAAGCGAGGAAACGGACATCGTCCAGCTGGCGGTGTCCAGCGACGCGGTGAACGCGATAGTCGAGGTCATCGACGACGGCGAGGGGATGGAGCCGGAATTCCTTCGTGGCGGACTGTTTCGGCCCTTTGTGTCTTCAAAGAATGGCGGGTTCGGCATCGGGGCATTCGAGGCCCGCGAACTGGTCAGGGCCATGGGCGGAACCCTGGACGTGACGTCGCGCAAGGGGCTTGGCACCCGATTCACCATCAAACTTCCGCTGGCTGGCCCGGCCGGGCTTCTGAGCAGGCTGGACGAGCGGAAAGATCCTGAAATCCCATCAATCAACGAGGTCGCATAA
- a CDS encoding TIGR03013 family PEP-CTERM/XrtA system glycosyltransferase: protein MIRLFKHYIPHAVLLLGLVDLLLLLLSGELAWHLRASQIGTSVGPVSGRIIPLAGFAITIWIAMISVGVYGSDALRSMRYACARLLVAISLGIIALSVIDFIAPGATFWRSTLLYAMGFAIGLLITGRLFANSFIGTSAFRRRVLVLGAGERAERLRKLADRPESGFAIVSYLAMNEGAPVVEEAIPRAAIHDMGKFVENLGVSEVVLALEERRNSLPLKDLLRVKTRGVHINEFSSFLERETGRVDLDTVNPSWLIFSDGFSSGRMLSSASKRIFDIIASGLLLVLTLPVIALFALLVKLDSKGPAFFRQTRVGLFGQPFDVIKLRSMTADAEKDGQKWAERNDVRVTRIGKFIRKVRIDELPQTWSVLKGEMSFVGPRPEVPKFVADLDDKLPYYAERHMVKPGITGWAQINYPYGASIEDARHKLEYDLYYAKNYTPFLDLLILLQTLRVVLWSEGAR from the coding sequence ATGATACGGTTATTCAAGCATTACATCCCGCATGCCGTGCTTTTGCTCGGCCTGGTCGACCTGCTCCTGCTGCTGCTATCGGGTGAATTGGCCTGGCATTTGCGGGCATCCCAGATCGGCACCAGCGTGGGTCCGGTTTCGGGGCGGATCATACCCCTCGCCGGTTTCGCCATAACGATCTGGATCGCGATGATCTCGGTCGGCGTGTACGGATCCGACGCCCTGCGCTCCATGCGCTATGCCTGCGCGCGGCTGCTCGTCGCCATCAGTCTGGGCATCATCGCGCTGTCGGTCATCGATTTTATCGCGCCGGGAGCAACGTTCTGGCGCTCGACCCTGCTTTACGCGATGGGCTTTGCAATCGGCCTTCTCATAACCGGACGCCTGTTCGCCAACAGTTTCATCGGCACATCCGCCTTCAGGCGCCGGGTGCTCGTGCTCGGGGCGGGGGAGAGGGCGGAACGGCTTCGCAAGCTTGCCGACCGGCCCGAAAGCGGGTTCGCAATCGTGTCCTATCTCGCCATGAACGAGGGCGCGCCCGTGGTGGAGGAAGCCATCCCCCGCGCGGCAATCCACGACATGGGAAAATTCGTCGAGAACCTCGGCGTAAGCGAGGTTGTTCTCGCATTGGAGGAACGCCGCAATTCGCTGCCCTTGAAGGACTTGCTCCGCGTCAAGACCCGCGGTGTCCACATCAACGAGTTCAGCAGTTTCCTGGAACGAGAGACCGGGCGCGTCGATCTCGATACCGTCAATCCCAGCTGGCTGATCTTCTCCGACGGATTTTCTTCCGGGCGGATGCTGTCGAGTGCCAGCAAGCGGATTTTCGACATCATCGCCAGCGGACTGCTGCTCGTCCTTACCCTGCCGGTGATCGCGCTGTTCGCATTGCTCGTGAAGCTCGACAGCAAGGGACCGGCGTTCTTCCGCCAGACGCGCGTCGGCCTTTTCGGCCAGCCATTCGATGTCATCAAGCTGCGATCGATGACTGCCGATGCGGAAAAGGACGGGCAGAAATGGGCGGAGAGAAACGACGTCCGCGTGACCCGGATAGGGAAATTCATTCGCAAGGTCCGGATCGACGAACTGCCCCAGACATGGAGCGTCCTGAAAGGCGAGATGAGCTTCGTGGGACCTCGTCCCGAAGTTCCGAAATTCGTCGCCGACCTGGATGACAAGCTCCCGTATTATGCGGAGCGTCACATGGTGAAGCCCGGGATCACGGGCTGGGCGCAGATCAATTATCCCTATGGCGCCAGCATCGAGGATGCGCGGCACAAGCTGGAATACGATCTCTACTACGCCAAGAACTATACGCCCTTCCTGGACCTGCTGATCCTGCTCCAGACACTGCGCGTGGTGCTCTGGTCGGAAGGGGCGCGGTGA
- a CDS encoding tetratricopeptide repeat protein — MRGRLLLALTGALALAGCEDSAEQQPAADEAAMALARGDGFAAEDALREQLRSGAARETVAAAMGEAELQQGQLAEARKWLGPGRFTEDTAGRGFLMLGRLEMRAGNLPAAGTAYDQALRYIRDDAELWVDIARLRYRGGEQTQAVVAALRAMELDPDNPSALLLRGQLARDAEGMAAALPFFEKALERQPDNLDLLAEYSATLGELGRASESLAMARRIVKIDPAYQRAYFLQAVIAARGAKFDLARKLLTMSGDHGRDTPAGIMLGGVIDMEQGNHASAAQAFDRLNRLQPENRQVRELLARSLSLGGNHRELVYRFDREARLRSASPYMRIMVARAHEALGNRDLAAALLDRAADPQDDDLVAMQPAVALSVTATRGVGDAKDALSLVRGRIVTGDRSGALAAARAFQRRYPGSADAFALLGDAYLSNRQVGPALQAYEKAAGVRRTWPLARRMIAALRASGRRDAAIALCESHLAGNPSNGELASMLARFAYDAGDMGRASRLLDQAIGHGYDRDADVLSLRAMIAKREGLDTLALQLAHRAVSIQPQGRTALQALSMVEEGGTARSAVAKARKLDEN, encoded by the coding sequence ATGCGCGGCAGGCTTCTCCTCGCCCTGACGGGGGCGCTTGCCCTTGCCGGGTGCGAGGACTCTGCCGAGCAGCAACCGGCGGCAGACGAGGCAGCTATGGCGCTGGCCCGGGGCGATGGATTTGCGGCCGAAGATGCTCTGCGTGAACAATTGCGCTCAGGCGCGGCGCGCGAAACCGTCGCGGCTGCAATGGGCGAGGCGGAATTGCAGCAGGGGCAATTGGCGGAGGCTCGCAAGTGGCTCGGCCCCGGACGCTTCACCGAGGACACTGCAGGTCGGGGTTTCCTGATGCTGGGAAGGCTGGAAATGCGCGCGGGCAATCTGCCTGCCGCGGGCACAGCATACGATCAGGCGCTGAGATACATTCGCGACGACGCCGAATTATGGGTCGATATTGCTCGCCTGCGCTATCGAGGCGGCGAGCAGACACAGGCTGTCGTTGCGGCCTTGCGCGCGATGGAACTCGATCCCGACAACCCGTCGGCCCTGCTGCTGCGTGGGCAACTGGCCCGCGATGCGGAAGGCATGGCTGCCGCGCTCCCTTTCTTCGAGAAGGCGCTGGAACGCCAGCCGGACAATCTCGACCTGCTGGCCGAATATTCCGCCACTCTCGGCGAACTGGGGAGGGCGAGCGAAAGCCTGGCCATGGCCCGGCGGATCGTGAAGATCGACCCGGCGTATCAGCGGGCCTACTTCCTGCAGGCCGTAATTGCCGCGCGCGGGGCGAAATTCGACCTTGCCCGGAAACTGCTTACCATGAGCGGAGACCATGGGCGCGATACCCCTGCCGGCATCATGCTGGGCGGGGTCATCGACATGGAACAGGGCAATCATGCCAGCGCCGCGCAGGCATTCGACAGGTTGAACCGATTACAGCCGGAGAACCGCCAGGTACGCGAATTGCTGGCGCGCTCGCTGTCGCTCGGCGGCAATCACCGTGAGCTCGTCTACCGCTTCGACCGCGAGGCGCGACTGCGCAGCGCTTCGCCATACATGCGTATCATGGTGGCCAGGGCGCATGAGGCGCTCGGCAATCGCGATCTGGCCGCGGCTCTTCTGGACCGCGCGGCCGACCCTCAAGACGATGACCTGGTCGCCATGCAACCGGCTGTGGCGCTGTCGGTGACCGCCACTCGGGGTGTTGGCGATGCGAAGGACGCGCTGTCACTTGTCAGGGGGCGGATCGTTACAGGGGATCGTAGCGGTGCGCTGGCGGCTGCGAGGGCATTCCAGAGGCGCTATCCCGGTTCAGCCGACGCCTTTGCATTGCTGGGCGATGCGTATCTGTCCAATCGGCAGGTCGGTCCGGCATTGCAGGCTTACGAGAAGGCCGCCGGGGTCCGCCGCACATGGCCGCTAGCCCGCCGAATGATCGCTGCCCTTCGTGCGTCGGGTCGCAGGGACGCTGCCATTGCGCTTTGCGAATCCCATCTCGCTGGCAATCCTTCAAACGGCGAACTGGCATCGATGTTGGCGCGGTTCGCTTATGACGCGGGTGACATGGGACGCGCCTCGAGATTGCTCGATCAGGCCATCGGCCATGGTTACGACCGCGATGCGGATGTTCTTTCGCTGAGGGCGATGATTGCGAAGCGTGAAGGCCTCGACACGCTCGCCCTCCAGTTGGCGCATCGTGCCGTTTCCATTCAACCGCAGGGGAGAACCGCGTTGCAGGCGCTTTCCATGGTCGAAGAGGGGGGAACAGCCCGCAGCGCTGTCGCCAAGGCGCGCAAGCTGGACGAGAACTGA
- a CDS encoding sodium-dependent transporter yields the protein MAVAPGTTSKEGWSSRSAFILAAIGAAVGLGNIWRFPTLAGENGGGAFVLFYIGCVFLLGLPLVLSEIFIGRAGQTDAVGSIRKVARESRASEKWSIFGGIGALAAFLIVSFYSVVAGWVLYYVGVMGADLLQAIAAGDPFRGALMGESQEAIQGRMGDLFANPMLLLGMHLVFMGATLFIVARGVSGGIEKAATILMPAFFVLLIGITIYGAVVGDIGEAAAFLFTPDWSLLTPQAMNEALGQALFSLSLGVAGLITYGSYIRENSGLGSTALTIAVADTSVALLSGLMIFPIVLAVGLDPAAGPTLVFQSLPFAFQTMPGGALIGFLFFVLILVAAVTSSISLLEVPTAWGIGELGWKRTTSSLIFGGGAFLIGIACLLGYNVWADVRPLSFWSIFAETDILDTIDGFTGKVMLPVGALLTALFIGWKADKNLLKVTTGLSSGSFAIFRFLIAWLCPLAVAIILVTGLFPGVLG from the coding sequence ATGGCCGTAGCACCCGGAACCACCAGCAAGGAGGGCTGGTCGTCCCGATCCGCATTTATCCTCGCCGCCATCGGCGCGGCTGTCGGACTGGGCAATATCTGGCGCTTTCCGACGCTGGCGGGGGAGAACGGGGGCGGTGCCTTCGTCCTGTTCTACATCGGCTGCGTGTTCCTGCTCGGCCTGCCGCTGGTCCTGTCGGAGATTTTCATCGGCCGCGCCGGCCAGACCGACGCCGTCGGGTCCATTCGCAAGGTTGCGCGAGAATCGCGTGCTTCGGAAAAATGGTCGATCTTCGGCGGTATCGGGGCCTTGGCTGCATTCCTGATCGTCTCGTTCTACTCGGTGGTGGCCGGTTGGGTGCTTTACTACGTCGGCGTGATGGGGGCCGACCTGCTGCAGGCGATTGCTGCCGGAGACCCTTTTCGCGGCGCACTTATGGGTGAATCGCAGGAAGCCATCCAGGGCCGCATGGGCGATCTGTTCGCCAACCCGATGCTGCTCCTGGGGATGCACCTTGTCTTCATGGGCGCGACGCTGTTCATCGTGGCGCGCGGCGTCAGCGGCGGGATCGAGAAGGCGGCGACCATCCTGATGCCGGCGTTCTTCGTGCTCCTTATCGGGATTACCATCTACGGCGCAGTCGTAGGCGATATCGGCGAGGCGGCAGCCTTCCTCTTCACGCCCGACTGGTCGCTTCTGACCCCGCAGGCGATGAACGAAGCGCTCGGGCAGGCGCTGTTCTCCCTGTCGCTCGGTGTTGCAGGGCTGATTACCTATGGTTCGTATATCCGTGAAAATTCCGGTCTCGGCAGCACGGCATTGACCATCGCGGTGGCCGATACCAGCGTCGCGCTGCTGTCTGGCCTGATGATCTTCCCCATCGTCCTTGCCGTGGGTCTCGATCCCGCAGCAGGCCCTACGCTGGTGTTCCAGTCGCTGCCCTTCGCGTTCCAGACGATGCCGGGCGGGGCGCTGATCGGCTTCCTGTTCTTCGTGCTGATCCTGGTGGCCGCGGTGACCAGTTCCATCTCCTTGCTGGAAGTGCCGACCGCCTGGGGCATCGGGGAACTGGGCTGGAAGCGGACGACGTCTTCGCTGATCTTTGGCGGCGGGGCCTTCCTGATCGGCATCGCCTGCCTGCTGGGCTACAATGTATGGGCGGATGTGCGCCCGCTCAGCTTCTGGTCGATCTTCGCCGAAACCGATATCCTCGATACGATCGACGGGTTCACGGGCAAGGTCATGCTGCCGGTAGGTGCGCTGCTCACAGCACTTTTCATCGGATGGAAGGCCGACAAGAATTTGCTGAAAGTGACCACGGGCCTGTCGTCGGGATCGTTTGCGATCTTCCGTTTCCTGATTGCATGGCTTTGCCCGCTCGCTGTTGCGATCATCCTGGTGACTGGTTTGTTCCCCGGCGTCCTCGGGTAA
- a CDS encoding DUF475 domain-containing protein — MQTLLRFYTFSLAFTAVCLALGAWYGWASTGTVGGMLSILWIVIVLSILEVSLSFDNAVVNATVLREMDPVWQRRFLTWGILIAVFGMRIVFPIAIVAIAAGLGPVEAVRLSLNDPVRYEEIVSSAHIGIAGFGGAFLAMVGLTFFFDSDKDVHWIAVIERKIMRISSVPAIEIGLVLLICYGVSTLLPAPEALTFLAAAVLGLITFIAVHAVGALIEQAEARKKAAGAVVRSGMGGFLYLEVLDASFSFDGVIGAFALSNNMIVIALGLSVGAMFVRSMTIHLVRQGTLAQYRYLEHGAFWAIIALGFIMLLSARWHIPETITGLIGAVLIGISLWWSVRYNRRNPGAETMSAD; from the coding sequence ATGCAGACCCTGCTTCGGTTCTATACGTTTTCGCTCGCCTTCACGGCTGTCTGTCTGGCGCTGGGCGCATGGTATGGATGGGCCAGCACCGGCACGGTCGGCGGAATGCTGTCGATCCTGTGGATCGTCATCGTGTTGTCGATCCTCGAAGTCTCGCTCAGCTTCGACAATGCCGTGGTAAATGCCACGGTCCTGCGCGAGATGGACCCGGTATGGCAGAGGCGGTTCCTGACCTGGGGGATCCTGATCGCAGTCTTCGGGATGCGGATCGTCTTTCCCATCGCCATCGTTGCGATTGCGGCCGGTCTTGGCCCGGTCGAGGCGGTGCGACTTTCCCTGAACGATCCAGTCCGGTATGAAGAGATCGTATCCAGCGCGCATATCGGCATCGCCGGTTTTGGCGGCGCCTTCCTCGCCATGGTCGGTCTGACCTTCTTCTTCGATTCCGACAAGGACGTGCACTGGATTGCCGTCATCGAGCGGAAGATCATGCGGATTTCCAGCGTTCCTGCTATCGAAATCGGCCTCGTCCTGCTCATCTGCTACGGCGTTTCTACCCTGCTACCCGCGCCAGAAGCACTGACGTTCCTTGCTGCAGCCGTCCTCGGCCTGATCACCTTTATCGCCGTGCACGCCGTCGGCGCACTGATCGAGCAGGCCGAGGCGCGCAAGAAAGCGGCCGGCGCGGTCGTTCGAAGCGGCATGGGCGGGTTCCTGTATCTGGAAGTACTCGATGCCAGCTTCAGCTTCGACGGGGTCATCGGTGCCTTTGCCCTGTCGAACAACATGATCGTGATCGCGCTGGGCCTGTCCGTCGGCGCCATGTTCGTCCGCTCGATGACCATCCATCTTGTCCGGCAAGGGACGCTCGCCCAGTATCGTTATCTCGAGCATGGGGCGTTCTGGGCGATCATCGCGCTCGGTTTCATCATGCTGCTATCGGCGCGCTGGCACATTCCCGAAACCATCACCGGTCTTATCGGTGCGGTCCTGATCGGCATCTCTCTGTGGTGGTCGGTCCGGTACAACCGCCGCAATCCCGGCGCGGAGACGATGTCCGCCGACTGA
- the panB gene encoding 3-methyl-2-oxobutanoate hydroxymethyltransferase has translation MSTTFQIDTSTSRANPTPAPMKRLTVPRIRARKTDGVTEEPLVMLTAYTARQAQLLDAHCDLLLVGDSLGQVIYGLPSTIPVTLDMMANHAAAVVRGSYHAVVVVDMPFGSYEQSPEQAFENAAMLLKASGAAAVKLEGGEAMAETVQFLNSRGIPVMGHVGLTPQAVNVLGGYMARGRSDAEADKIIGDAKALDEAGAFAIVIEGVVEPIAIEVTKAVSAPAIGIGASAQCDGQVLVTEDMLGMFERVPRFVKKYGDIASVISDTAAQYAAEVRDRSFPGDEQTYQPKK, from the coding sequence ATGTCCACAACGTTCCAGATTGACACCTCGACCAGTCGGGCCAATCCGACCCCTGCCCCGATGAAGCGCCTGACCGTCCCGCGGATCAGGGCGCGCAAGACGGACGGGGTGACGGAAGAACCGCTCGTCATGCTGACCGCCTATACCGCGCGGCAGGCCCAGCTTCTGGACGCGCATTGCGACCTGCTGCTGGTCGGGGATTCGCTGGGCCAGGTCATTTACGGCCTGCCCTCCACCATTCCCGTCACGCTGGACATGATGGCGAACCACGCCGCTGCGGTCGTGCGCGGAAGTTATCACGCGGTCGTCGTCGTCGACATGCCTTTCGGGTCATACGAACAATCGCCCGAGCAGGCGTTCGAGAATGCGGCGATGCTGCTCAAGGCCAGCGGCGCCGCCGCAGTGAAGCTGGAAGGCGGTGAAGCGATGGCGGAAACCGTGCAATTCCTCAATTCGCGCGGCATTCCGGTGATGGGCCATGTCGGTCTGACGCCGCAGGCGGTCAACGTTCTTGGCGGTTACATGGCGCGCGGTCGCAGCGATGCGGAAGCCGACAAAATCATCGGCGATGCCAAGGCCCTGGACGAAGCGGGTGCCTTCGCCATCGTCATAGAAGGCGTGGTCGAACCCATCGCTATCGAGGTGACCAAGGCCGTATCCGCCCCCGCCATCGGGATCGGGGCATCCGCGCAATGCGACGGGCAGGTGCTGGTGACCGAAGACATGCTGGGAATGTTCGAGCGCGTGCCCCGCTTCGTAAAGAAATACGGAGACATCGCCAGCGTTATATCCGATACGGCTGCCCAATACGCCGCCGAAGTGCGAGACCGCAGCTTCCCGGGCGACGAACAGACCTACCAGCCAAAGAAATAA
- the prsR gene encoding PEP-CTERM-box response regulator transcription factor: MANAKDKALPKLLVVEDDEGLQAQLRWAYEDFDVTIAGSREAAIAALRAEEPAVVTLDLGLPPDPDGVSEGLAVLDAIMAIKPDTKVIVASGHGARESALGAIARGAYDFYQKPVDIDTLGLIVRRAFNLHAIEAENARLADRVGDDKTVLGTMITGAPEMAKVARTIERVANTSVSVMLLGASGTGKELLARGLHESSDRSDRPFVAINCAAIPENLLESELFGHEKGAFTGAVKTTEGKIEQAHGGTLFLDEVGDIPLPLQVKLLRFLQERVIERIGGRKQIDVDVRIVCATHQNLEQMTADGRFREDLFYRLAEIVVKIPSLAERPGDATLLAKAFLQRFAAEMNPQVKGFAPDALSAIDSWNWPGNVRELENRVKRAVIMADARLVSAADLDLESEEDGEGEVLNLKAAREQSDRKVIRHALARTEGNISSTARMLGISRPTLYDLLKQYDLQS, translated from the coding sequence ATGGCGAATGCGAAAGATAAGGCGCTGCCCAAACTGCTGGTTGTCGAAGACGACGAGGGGCTGCAAGCGCAGCTCAGATGGGCCTATGAGGATTTCGATGTGACCATTGCCGGGTCGCGCGAAGCGGCCATCGCCGCCCTGCGCGCGGAAGAGCCGGCCGTCGTCACTCTCGATCTGGGCCTGCCGCCGGACCCCGATGGCGTGAGCGAAGGGCTCGCTGTTCTCGATGCGATCATGGCGATCAAGCCGGATACCAAAGTCATCGTGGCATCCGGCCACGGCGCGCGGGAGAGCGCGCTGGGTGCGATTGCGCGCGGTGCCTACGATTTCTACCAGAAGCCTGTCGATATCGATACGCTTGGCCTGATCGTACGCAGGGCGTTTAACCTGCATGCCATCGAGGCAGAGAACGCGCGGCTTGCAGACCGGGTCGGGGACGACAAGACGGTTCTGGGCACGATGATTACGGGCGCGCCTGAAATGGCCAAGGTCGCCCGGACGATCGAGCGCGTGGCCAATACCAGCGTGTCGGTCATGCTTCTGGGAGCGAGCGGTACGGGCAAGGAACTGCTCGCCAGGGGCCTGCACGAATCAAGCGACCGCAGCGACCGGCCATTCGTTGCCATCAATTGCGCGGCCATCCCCGAGAACCTGCTGGAAAGCGAACTTTTCGGGCACGAGAAGGGCGCCTTTACAGGTGCGGTGAAGACGACCGAAGGCAAGATCGAACAGGCGCATGGCGGAACTCTGTTCCTCGACGAGGTCGGCGACATTCCCCTTCCTCTCCAGGTCAAATTGCTGCGCTTCCTTCAGGAACGGGTCATCGAGAGGATCGGCGGGCGCAAGCAGATCGATGTCGATGTCCGGATCGTATGCGCGACCCACCAGAACCTTGAACAGATGACCGCCGATGGACGATTCCGCGAAGACCTGTTCTATCGGCTTGCGGAAATCGTCGTGAAGATTCCCTCGCTCGCCGAGCGTCCGGGCGATGCAACGCTTCTGGCGAAAGCCTTCCTCCAGCGTTTCGCGGCCGAGATGAACCCGCAGGTGAAAGGGTTCGCGCCCGACGCCCTGTCCGCCATCGACAGCTGGAACTGGCCGGGCAATGTCCGCGAGCTGGAGAACCGGGTCAAGCGCGCGGTCATCATGGCCGACGCACGGCTCGTCAGCGCAGCCGATCTCGACCTCGAAAGCGAAGAAGACGGTGAGGGCGAGGTCCTGAACCTGAAGGCAGCACGCGAGCAGTCGGACCGCAAGGTCATCCGTCATGCCCTGGCGCGGACCGAAGGGAATATCTCCAGCACGGCCCGCATGCTGGGTATCAGCCGGCCCACCCTGTACGATCTGTTGAAACAGTACGACCTTCAATCCTGA
- a CDS encoding pyridoxamine 5'-phosphate oxidase family protein → MHYDENKSEDLKHDFWKALADSPFVFLERKSDPQNAVVMTAQLDKDADSEIWFFTTKDHHLANMGPAIATFAGKGHEMFARFEGTLIEETSRERLEKQWNNIVEAWFPGGKDDPNLLMMRMELGQAEIWNSDLGVLTTAKMLMGKDVRGEAREEHTETTL, encoded by the coding sequence ATGCATTACGACGAAAACAAGAGCGAAGACCTGAAGCACGATTTCTGGAAGGCACTGGCCGATTCCCCCTTCGTTTTCCTCGAGCGCAAGAGCGATCCGCAAAACGCCGTCGTCATGACCGCGCAGCTGGACAAGGATGCCGACAGCGAGATCTGGTTCTTCACCACCAAGGATCATCATCTCGCCAATATGGGTCCCGCCATTGCGACTTTCGCCGGCAAGGGTCATGAAATGTTCGCTCGCTTCGAAGGGACGCTGATCGAAGAAACGAGCCGCGAGCGCCTCGAAAAACAGTGGAACAACATCGTCGAAGCGTGGTTCCCCGGCGGCAAGGACGATCCCAACCTGCTGATGATGCGCATGGAACTCGGCCAGGCCGAAATCTGGAACAGCGACCTTGGTGTTCTGACCACGGCGAAGATGCTCATGGGCAAGGACGTTCGCGGCGAAGCACGCGAAGAACACACCGAAACGACGCTCTGA